ATAGTAACATTGGAGAGACAGGAGAATGGTGATAATTCGGAGAAATAGAAAATGAGAACTTGGAAAGGATTAGGGAGAGTATTATCTTCATTTGCGTCATAACAAAGTTCTGGCCTATGCAAATTCGAGGCCCGAAACCAAATGGCACATATGCTTGGGTATACTTGCACGATTTGGAAACCCCATTTGCAAATCTCTCTGGCTTAAACTCATTAGCATCTGGCCCCCAATTTTCAGGGTCGCGGTGCAATCTGTGTGCGAAGATCCATATGTTGGTGCCTCCTGGCACATCAAGCTCCCCTAGTTTTATGTCTGCTAAAGCATGCTTGGCTGTTATTGTTGCTGGTGGATAAAGACGCAGACTCTCTTGAATCACCATTGTTAGCTGCATTTTCAGATGCATAATCATCCATGTAACCATTTTGAGTATGAGTACTACTAAACATGTCACAAAATTTTAGCAATTACGAGACTCACTCTATGTAATGGGCATTATATATGTGTGAAATAACAATGAGAACTCAAAGTAGTACATACCATTTTGAGTTTGGGTAATGTATCTATGTGTTGCAAGCATTGATGGAGGTCATGATCCCCACACCAACAATCTCAGCGTGAATACGTTCTTGCCATTCATGGTGCAGTGACAGAAGCATCAAGGTCCAGGCTACTGCAGTAGCAGTGGTCTGAGCGCCTGCAAAGTACATATACGCATGCTTCATCTTATAAGCTATATTTTAGTTACTTTTACCTTAACGGCAACTTATAACTGCTAACTGATTAGAATTAAAGTCGTCGATCGCTCAAATATATATGTAAGGTACGTACTCAACAACGGAGTAGTTCTCCTTTGAATGATTTAGTTTTCAAAATACCAAGTGTAGTTGTATATCTGCAATATGTATAATCTTTCAATTATCATTTTCCTTCTTGCTTGCTTAATAATATTTTTTAACAAGAATTTAGAGAACATATATAGAATCGTACACATACCTTAACCTTGTCAAGGAAAAATTCAGAGGCAAGTTCTTATTCATATATGTTGGTCTACCCAAATCCATGGAGTTGTGCGATCTAAGCTCTCTTATTAACTGTGGATAGCTTACAACAAGGTGTTGCTGGCTGCCTGTGGAGTACATGTATACAGGACCTTCATAATCAACATGCATATATGATCTAAGCTCTCattagaagatatataataatTAATACTGGATTTTCATCCCCTTCACTGCCGAAATTATGAACTACATGCATCTAAGTCAATAGAGATCATCAAGAGACTCAACAATACAAGTAAATTATATGGTCATTCAATCTCGACTAACATATAACACAGTAACATATACCATACTCGTCTgcccatttatgaagaaatggGTGTACGGACGGTGCCCAATCGTGCTGTACATGCCCACCTTTCGATGCTTTCTGGGTGATATCGGCGGTGGACCGAATCTTCTCCATCTCGGCTGTGTTTCCGAAAAGAAATGAAGGCTGCGGACCTCTGATGCCTTGCTTCCACAGCACTGATCGAATCTTCTAGGTTTGAGCCATAACTGGTTAAGCAATCTCGTAAACAGGCTCAGAATGCCAAGGAAGAAAATTGTCCAAAATATCAACAGGGCTGCCGCCATCTCGTACTTTACTATGCTTTCTCTGAAGCAGGGTTTTATATAGCTTCATAAAGCTTGAACTTCAAGCTAAGCTTTGTTACACGTGTACAGTGCATCTCTGCGCATGCATGCATGTTTTACAAGTGTATATAGTGAGCATTACATAAGCTACTTCATGCATATATGCCATCCAGTGTTGCATCATCACCTGTTGGTTGTGAACTGGAACATGTTCTATGATAAGCCAAAGGGGATCTCATATGTTCGTTGTGAGAATGAACTGAGAagatgcttttcttttcttctttcctcgCTTGTTTGTGAAAGCTTTACGGAGAAACTTGAAGAaaacgaagaaaaaaaatgaagaagagaacTCTGCGTATGCATTAAGCTATATGCTCTTACTGCTTCTGAAGGATTGTTAAAACGAATTTCTCCTACTGCTTTATGCTCTTAGCCTAGTAGTTTTCCGTTGCTATAGAATAATAGAAAACGTTATCATTTCCGATAAAAGGAACGAGGGGTTCCTTTTGTAAAGGGTTCTGATTTTGAACATAGATCAACCTTGTGGGAAGCAACGATCGATGAATAAAAACACGTTACAAACAGATGCTCAGCTGTTAAATGAAATAACTGCACAACAAACATTCCCATCACCACACAAAGCTCAGTCAAACATTTAACATTAGAAAGTAAATCACTGGAGTACATAAACTTTTCCATGAACTGTCAACAGCTTGTGCAAATTTTGCATACAACGAAAATATTTGTCATTGGAGTTGCTCTAGGTTCCTTCATAGTGGATTGCTGACTTTATTTCTTCTCATGCTCCCATTCACAAACGTTCCTGCAGTTTGAACCACAAAACCATAAGTTGATTAAGTTCATCATAGTAACGATAGCCTAAACTACACATACACCACATATATGTTCATGCACACGAATGAGTGGAGTGGAGGGAATGTAGTAACTTTGAAAAGCCTCGAGTTAAAACTTAAGTGGCTCCTCCACTAAAGATAATAATGGAATATATATGATGTAACAGCACTTTATGGTCCCCAAATCAAGGTCCAAATATTATTATGTTAAGACAGAGATTAATAGAGGGAgcagcaaaagaaaagaaagcatGAAATGCCAGATAGAATAAAGAGTGCCTATAACAATTCCACAAGGGGTAAAAATAACTGTGGAAAACAACTGAGCATAGTGCAGAGAAAATCTCAGAATTATTGAAAAGAGAAACGGGAAAGATGGATAGGATTCAACAAAAATGAATGGGCTAGTCACAAATATTGCAACAGTACTTCTAAAACAAATAACtttatgaagtttttcctaaCACAAGAATGTACTACCACCAAATTCCTTTCTCGTAATCTTTGACACTGGAAAACTTTGAGTCTACCATGTAAAGTACATGAGTATGTAACCACAGATTTGTGAGAGTACTATACCGTTTTCAACAAGAACCATTGAACTTCCTTTTTGGTACCGGTTTCTGTTAGTATATACAACTATCCCGAAAGTAGATATTAGCGCTCCCCCCCCTCCTGCTCCTCCTCCTTTATTATACTACTATAAAGTTCATACAAGAACCAAGACTGCTGAAGTTAGATTTTAGAGCGGGTTGAGCTCTGTGACACTTCccaacaacaaaatttgttatTGAGTTCTTGCAGTTGCACATACTAGGGTGCGTGGGCCAAGCAACATTCAAGATGAAACTTCCTAATCACATCGCTTACTGATGAAAACACataacaaatcaattttcatctaTAGTATGAAATTCAAGAAAGCTGTGTTGCATTAAAAGCAAAATCAAAGGCTGGAATCTTATCATGAACGAGAAAATGAAATCACAGGTCAGTCTTTGCAAGAAGAAGCAGCAGACATATATCCAAAGTtaaatcaagttagcatttTACAAATTCCTAACCCAAAACTCTCGTTCTAAGTCAAACACCAAGTATAAATTGTATCATTTAAGGTCAAATTCCATGAATTAGCCCAACTTTATATGATGAATACAGCACAAGCAGGACTTCATAAATCCCTTCCAATTGATTCTTCAAATCCTTAGTAGCTCCATTCCCAATGCTAACATCATATAATCACATCCATCATACGTTTGTCAAAACCTCATCATTACCTCTGTAACTTTCAGTTTGACACAACCCCACTACAAGGGATCCTTGCAGTTATCAAACTCGTCATGCGGATAAAGATACATTGGCTTAAGTACTAGTTAGCATTTGGCTCGAAAGACATACCATTACCTGACAAATTACTAACTGGTTAAACCCCAATACAGCAAAGAAAAGCAAGAAACTTAACGATTATTGTCAATCAAAAAGATGAACAAAAGATCCCAAATCATAAAAAGGGGTTAATTTTATGGTAAAGGGTCGCATATTAATACTCTAAGCactatatccaaaaaaaaaaaatgacttccaacaattgaagaaacaaagcATGCAATTTAAAATAGAATAAAGAGTATGTATAACAACTTCTTTttaaaataactaagaaaatcaACTGAGCATGGTGAAGAGGTGCAGAACAAATCTCAGAACTACTAGAGAGAGAAGCGAGAAAGATGAATATGACTCTATAGTCACAAGACTTGCAACAGAACTTCTAAGAGAAACTTGCTCAAATTCTTCCAAACAGAAGTCATACAACCATGAAATTTCTTTCTAGTACTCATGCCACTTATAAACTTTGAATCCATCATGTAAAGGACTAGAATACTAATAACATTATGTTAGAATTAGACCTAATAACCGACACAGTAGGCACAGTGGGTTTGATTGATTACAATTACGATCCAACTTATTGGAGCTCCACCAGATAAAGATCCTAATCATCCTATTAAGATACAATTCTTACAGGAGTGAGATGAGAATAAGCATCCATACTGTAAGATCTAACTGAGGAAATAGAGTAGTTCTCCTTCACTTTGGTACAAGTTCCTAAATCATACAAGAATTTGAACTAAGATTTCAAATTGAGTAACACTCCACGACACCTTCTCAATAACATAACTTGTTATTGAGTTCTTGCAGTCAACATACTATTCACGGGAATTATGCCAAGCATCACTTGAGACTGAACTCCTAGTTATATCACTTACAGTTGTAGAAATATATCAAATCAACTTCTGTAATCATCGTCTGACATCTATGAAAACAGCGTTGCATTAGAGAGAAACATTAACGGTCGGTATCATGAAACAGAAAATGAACTTACAAGTCAGTCTTTGCAAGAAGAAGCAGCAGACACATATGCAAAGTTACAGCAGAAACATATGCAAAGGTAGAAAATTTCACTTCCCAAGTTCACAATCAACGAATTCCTAGCCCAAAATCTCGTCGCAATTCAAAAGACCAAGCATAAAACTGTATCATCTAATGTCCAATTCCGTGAATCAGCTCAGCCTGTTACAAAGCCTACAGCTCAAGCAGGACTTGATACAACCATTCCAATTAATTCTTCAACCCTTTGTAGCGCCACTTCACCTAATCCCATCCATCATAGGTCTGCCAGCACCTCACTATTACTTCTAGAACTTCCAGTTCGACACAATCCCAATACAAGGTACCCTTGCAGTTCTAAAACTTATCATGCAGAAAACAAGCAATTCATCTTAGATTCTTAATAACTAGGATAGCATTCGGCTCGAACGATATATCATTACTAGGTTAACCCAACTAAGAAACTTGGCCAATCAAAACAGATAAACAAAAGCCCGAAGCATAAAAAAAGAAGGAGcccaaattcaaagaaaaaaaaaactaccaatcacacaatcgaagaagaagatgaagtaaATACCGGAACtaattagaagaagaaggagcagtGGCCTGCTCGATGAGCTTCTTGTCCCTTCTTTCCATGGCCACATCCCACATGTCGTTTCCGATATGCTTCGGCTGCCACCGCAAAATTCAAAAGACCAAAACTTTCACAATCAGATTCcaatcaatttcaattctacaCAAATCTGAATTGGGATTTAGATCTAGGTCACAATACCCGGCCATGCGCGGCTCTGTGAATATAGTACTGAGCATTTCCCATCACGCACAGCATTCCGGCGATGATTCCGAGCGGAAGCATCGCTTCCATCCATACCAGCGACATCTTCAACCTTCAAAGCTTCGAAGCTTCaacctttcttcctcttcctcaagCTTCACCTCAATTACAGATATGAGAGAAAGGAGTCTCCTTTTTTCGGGTTTATATGTGTTGGGCACATTGGGCCTGACCCGATTCGTCATCTACGAGCCCAATAGATTTATATTATCATTGATCCATTTTCAAATCTAAGATTCCAAATTACAAAATTACAATTACATTAGTGTATAATTAAGCTGTATTAGTTGTGGTATTACACTATGTTAACTTTATACTAATCGCCATTATTAACATTAACCATCACAGCTCAACCGGAAGTGGAATGTTGGTTGGTACATTAATTTCTCAACAATATCCATCATTCATGAGCTTTTTACATAGTAAAAGAAAGCCAAACAAGGAAATGGAAGAAACAGAGTGGGGAATCATCAAACAAGGAAAGCGAAAAGGAAATGGGGAGAAAGCGAACAAGGAAAAGGGGACCTTGGGTTTTAGGTGTTAGGCTGTGTCCCTAATGAAAGGTATGATTGATTTTGACGGTCATGCAAAAACACGAGTCGGACTCTAGAAATTTCTCTAATGATAAATCATTAAAATTACTTACGCGCACACGAGAAATTtttcttatataattatttacaCGAGTGAAACTGCGAATGTTATtgttaaataaattttaatgttTTAAGCTCATTTCCTAACTTTCTCGTAATCATATTTAGAATATTACAAGACTTGTTTCGTGTTATAGAGTCAAAGTACAAAAATACTAAAATAGCAAAAGAATTTTGATACCACTCCAAAATGTGTTTTGATAGATATTTACGCGCGTAAATTGATAATGGTTAAAAAGTTCTTAACCTGAAAAGGTATTTAATAACAACTTTACATATTCTTCTAACCAGATTCCAAATAGGCAAATACTACAAAACTCACCATGTATCAAAGAGTAGACTCACCAACATATTGCTCTGAAATTCGTTTTCTTCCATAGCGTCTATCATTGTATACGTACACCTTTCGTTGTCCTCTCATAGACATCCTTACAAAGAAGGGGAGCGACGTGATTTTGACACATTAGAAACAAAGTCCAGGGAAATGAGAAGGAAACCCATCAATCTTGGTTTTGTATTGTATCAGGTGATCCTTGTAAGACTCTGCCCTATATTGTTTCCTCAGAGGAGGGGTTAGCAATGGTAAAACGACTAGTGTGATTGGGTtaaaaagatggaaaaaaaaaaaaaaaaaacagagattgGAGCATTCCAAGCGAGGACCTTTGGGAGCACGCAGCAGCAGAAGTCATAAAAGTGGTTGGTCAAGAAAGAAGACGAGTGTTCCACTCCACAAAACATGGTAAAGTGTCCAAAGCTTCGAAACGACGTAGTTTTTGGTCAGAAACTCGGGCACTGACCAGCTAATCTTGCGTTGGCAACATCATTGTCACTGGCCCTGGAGGCTCCAATCTGGGGACCTCTCTGCTTCTGTAGAGAAAGAGCTTGATTCTCTGCATGGCCAACACGTGTCCCCTGTGTTATATATAAGTACCACGAACATGGACTGAAATGAACCCAACATttcatttcaagttttcaacttgCAGTAAAAACCTTTCAGTGTTTCTCATCCTTATTATTCCTGATACTGTGTGCGTGTCTCTGTCCATGTCTCTTTCTTTGCCTCTCAGTTCATCGGTCACTGTGTAATGAAAAGTCTCCTGTGAATCTTTACCACCTTAAGCTTAGCTTCCTTAAAACCAAAAGatccattctttttttttccccaggCTGTGTTTTAACAATTTATTAAAGGGTGAGGCACTCAGAGTGAAATTAAGttattaaagaagaagaaaaataattaaagattttttcttttctgcaaaAATCCAGAGTCCTCGGCTGTctacaaaaaccctttttttttttctttttttctttttgtttttggggttttgttcattttattatatatttatgtgttTTCTCCTCTCCTATTTACACAACCCCTTTATTGATGGTGCTTtgtctttcctttttcttctgcaACAACACCAACTAAAACCCTTTTTTTTCCATCTCATGTTCCAATTGCTCTGAGAAAAAGCAAACAAAAGGGGCTATGTCAGGGTTGTATAATCCCAACTTCTCTCCTGCCAGAGCTGCCTCTCCTCAGATTAGAAGCACTCCAGATGTTGACAGGTTTTGTATATCACTACTGACTCTATACAACTACTATGTACATGTCTGCCGCAACCCTATTTCTAATCCTTCTAGAATTGAAGTCCCCAGAGCAAAGATACAGTCTTGTGCCtaaagttttctgtgttttcaaTTTGGATTGTGATAGCAAGTTGTGGTCTTTTTTTTGATCTGCTGtgtgggttttgtttttgtagtcAGTACTTGTCAGAGCTGCTAGCAGAGCATCAAAAGCTTGGACCTTTCATGCAAGTGCTTCCGATATGTAGCCGACTCTTGAATCAAGGTTTGCTTCTGCCTCTTTTGAGTTTTGGATCTAGATTTTTGTGGGGAGTAGAGGGTTTATCCCCTTTTTGTCCCCGTGGCGGTGGTTTTGGTGAGATAAGAAATGTGCTTGGTTGAATAGACAGATCGGTGTGATTGATTTTGACTGTTTCACACTTTGGCTTCTCGTTTACTCAATCAAAATGAGGTTGTTGTTGGACTGATCGTGCATTTCTCTTCACATTTTTTAGTGGAGTAGTGTCTTCATCACTGCCTTTTGCAGATTTGATCTTTTAATTCGGAGTTCATGTGTTGATACTCTGTATACTGGTGACGAACTGGTGACTCTTTGAGTGCGGCTGTGTCATTTCCAATGGTTGTGATTGGTTTGATCAGTTTTGGTAAAAAGATTTCAACATTGAAGTGTATTCGCCTTGCAGTTTTTCCCCCTCTTCTTGTTGCAACAATCATACTGGACTCGTGAATGTGTTTTGCATAAGATGGGAATTGATAACAATGTGTTGTTTATCTAAAACACCTTTATACATGGCCTAACTGCAGCAGGGGTTGGAAGCTTTGGAAATTATGAATCGGAGTGCATTAAAGTGTCTGTACTGCAATGCAATTTTTACTTAACTGTCTGTCgattgctaaaaaaaaaacgatGAAATACGAATTTAAAGATATATTACACAGTACACTGCCATGAAAGCACAAGGGTTGATTGGCTTGTTTTCATAGTGTGTCTCTTTTCTCCCCCTCTATTGGCTCGTCGGATTTTTCTACAGACCAACCCTATTATATTGCATCCACAGATCTATTAATGTGTTATAATGTCTTGCATTGCAAAAATTAGCTTGACAGATGTTGCCATGGTTTCTCTCTGGTTTCCATTTTTACAGTTAAAGTTCATTGCAACTCATTAGTATTCTGTTTCATATCTTGCGGTTGGAGTTCCCTCTAGTCTGGTGCTTTCCAGTAGTGTGATAAGTTTTTCATATGAAATGCTTCTTTGTCTGTGTGCAGAGATTCTACGGGTTTCTGGAATGATGTCCAACCAAGGTTTCGGCGACTTCGACAGAATGCGACATAGAAGTCCTAGTCCAATGGCTTCTTCAAACCTTATGTC
Above is a genomic segment from Rosa chinensis cultivar Old Blush chromosome 3, RchiOBHm-V2, whole genome shotgun sequence containing:
- the LOC112193891 gene encoding NADH dehydrogenase [ubiquinone] 1 alpha subcomplex subunit 1, which gives rise to MSLVWMEAMLPLGIIAGMLCVMGNAQYYIHRAAHGRPKHIGNDMWDVAMERRDKKLIEQATAPSSSN